Proteins encoded by one window of Candidatus Hydrogenedentota bacterium:
- a CDS encoding phosphotransferase family protein, which yields MDLTIDTPKAIRPGEELDLPRLESYLKSAIPGLQGPLAVAQFPSGYSNLTYLLTVGDRELVLRRPPFGSKVKSAHDMGREYTVLSALHPIYPAAPKPLALCDDPGVIGAQFYVMDRIRGSIFRGERPQGFNADAATVRGCCEAFVRNLASLHALDYEAAGLAGLRKEGSYVERQVFGWIKRYGGSKTDEIPAIDNVMAWLEDNYPPDAGATLVHNDYKFDNVVLDPNDPTKIIGVLDWEMCTIGDPLMDLGTALGYWIEKDDPDLGVINCFLSQEPGMMTRKEVAACYAELTGRDLANLQFYYIFALFKLAVIVQQIYYRYNQGLTKDERFAPLIYVVGALGHRAADCIQSGQI from the coding sequence ATGGACCTCACCATCGACACCCCAAAAGCCATCCGCCCCGGCGAGGAGCTGGACCTCCCGCGTCTCGAGAGCTACCTCAAATCCGCAATCCCCGGCCTCCAGGGCCCGCTCGCGGTCGCGCAGTTCCCCAGCGGCTACTCCAACCTTACCTACCTCCTCACGGTCGGCGATCGGGAGCTCGTGCTGCGCCGCCCGCCCTTCGGCAGCAAGGTAAAATCCGCGCACGACATGGGCCGGGAATACACCGTCCTCTCCGCCCTGCACCCCATCTATCCCGCCGCACCCAAGCCGCTCGCCCTCTGCGACGACCCCGGCGTCATCGGCGCCCAGTTCTACGTCATGGACCGGATCCGCGGCAGCATCTTTCGCGGTGAACGGCCCCAGGGCTTCAACGCGGACGCCGCCACCGTGCGGGGCTGCTGCGAGGCCTTCGTGCGCAACCTCGCCAGCCTCCACGCGCTCGACTACGAAGCCGCCGGCCTGGCCGGCCTGCGCAAGGAAGGCTCCTACGTCGAACGCCAGGTCTTCGGCTGGATCAAGCGCTACGGCGGTTCGAAGACCGACGAGATCCCCGCAATCGATAACGTCATGGCGTGGCTCGAGGACAACTACCCGCCCGACGCCGGCGCAACCCTCGTCCACAACGACTACAAGTTCGACAACGTCGTACTCGATCCAAACGACCCTACAAAGATAATCGGCGTGCTCGACTGGGAAATGTGCACCATCGGCGACCCCCTCATGGACCTGGGCACGGCGCTTGGCTACTGGATCGAAAAGGACGACCCGGACCTCGGCGTCATCAACTGTTTCCTCAGCCAGGAACCCGGCATGATGACCCGAAAAGAAGTCGCCGCCTGCTATGCCGAGTTAACGGGACGCGACCTCGCCAACCTCCAGTTCTATTACATCTTCGCGCTCTTCAAGCTCGCCGTGATCGTGCAGCAAATCTACTACCGCTACAACCAGGGCCTCACAAAAGACGAGCGCTTCGCCCCGCTCATCTACGTCGTCGGCGCCCTCGGTCACCGCGCCGCCGATTGCATCCAATCCGGCCAGATCTGA
- a CDS encoding metallophosphoesterase family protein, whose translation MILAAIGNINGRDRALAAALEAIAGEGIHTIVHTGNAIVGGPGGNEVVSLLEQYNVVCVQGNNDRLAVRYSRKQESLERKLDPALVDAIREANDRLSSQNLEKVRDWRKSRAFTLEDLAVFACHGSPGNPREILTPDTPLVKWRRQREMARADIILCGGAESLFSLEVDGSLFVCPGALEGASGGVSYTCINTEGTPWEAAPVIVAP comes from the coding sequence ATGATTCTTGCGGCGATCGGCAACATAAACGGCCGCGATCGAGCGCTGGCGGCGGCGCTGGAGGCCATTGCCGGCGAGGGGATTCACACCATCGTGCACACGGGAAACGCCATTGTGGGCGGCCCGGGCGGCAACGAAGTGGTGTCCTTGCTGGAGCAGTATAATGTTGTCTGCGTACAGGGCAACAATGATCGTCTGGCCGTTCGCTATTCGCGGAAGCAGGAATCCCTGGAGCGCAAGCTCGACCCGGCGCTGGTTGATGCGATCCGGGAGGCGAACGACCGCCTTTCCAGCCAGAACCTGGAGAAGGTGCGGGACTGGCGCAAGTCCCGCGCGTTCACGCTGGAGGACCTGGCGGTGTTTGCCTGCCACGGTTCGCCGGGGAATCCCCGGGAGATCCTGACGCCGGACACGCCGCTGGTGAAGTGGCGTCGCCAGCGCGAGATGGCCCGCGCCGACATTATTCTTTGCGGCGGGGCGGAGTCGTTATTCAGCCTTGAAGTGGACGGGTCGCTGTTTGTGTGCCCCGGCGCGCTGGAGGGCGCTTCGGGCGGGGTGAGCTATACGTGTATCAATACCGAAGGGACGCCGTGGGAGGCCGCGCCGGTGATTGTGGCGCCGTAG